In Rhodothermales bacterium, the genomic window CCGCCGCCGGCTACGGCGACCTCAAACTGTTCCATCTACGCCTTGTACTTGTCGGGCAGGCCATGATTCAGGAGGTACTGCATCGCATCGACAAAGCGATCCAGTTCCTCGAGGGTGGTGTACACGTTCGGCGTAATGCGATTGCCCTCAAACTCGGCGTGCTTGATCGGGGTAACGATGATGCGGTGCCGATCCCAAAGAAAACGACCGATGGCCGCACAGTCGATGCCGTCCACGTCCACGACGCCGATGCCACAACTCTGGCCCGGCTTCAAGCTGGTCTGCAGGGTGACGCGCGGATCCTCTAGCAGCGTATCCGCCCAGTAGCGGGTCAGATAGCGCAGACGTTCGGTCTTGCGATCGGCGCCGATACCCTGGTGGAAGGTCAGCGCCTCACCGATGGCCAGGTAGTTTGCGGCCGGATGGGTACCGATCTCCTCGAACTTGCGAATATCGCCGTCCATCTTTTCGGGCGCGGCCATCATCGGCCACAGCCCCGGGATCTTGTCCTTGCGCACGTACAGCATGCCGGTACCGTGCGGGGCAAAGAGCCATTTGTGCAGGCTGGTTGCGTAGTAGTCGCAGTCCAGGTCCTCATGCTTGAAGGTGAAGTGCGCAAACGAGTGGGCGCCGTCCACAATCACCGGAATGTCGTACCGGCGGGCCATGTGCACGACTTTCTTCACGGGCAGGATCTGCCCGGTGATATTGACGATGTGGCACATGAGGATGGCCTTGGTGCGCGGCGTGATGTGCTCTTCAAACAGCCGCACCACCTCGTCGTCATCTTCAGCCGGGATCGGCAGCGGAAATTGTACCAGCTTGATGCCTTCGCGGCGTTCACGCTGCTGGAAGGTCGTGATCATGCGCCCATAGTCATGGGTCGTCGTCAGCACCTCATCGCCCGCCCGCAGGTCGATGCCCAGTTGGCAAATCTGTAGGCCCTCCGACGCGTTTCTGGTCAGTGCAATCTCCTCGCCGTCGGCGCCGAACTCCCGGGCGATGCGCTGTCGCACGCCCTCCCGCTGGGGCTCCAGAATGCGCCACATGGTGTACACCGGCGCTTTGTTGGAATAGTCCAGGTGCCGCTTCATGGCGTCCTGAACCACCGCCGGGGCCGGGCTGACACCGCCGTTGTTCAGATTGACCAGGGACCGGTCCACCGTCCAGGCCTGCTGGATTCGGTACCAGAATTCCTCATCCGTGGCCAGTTCCTCGGGCGTGCCCGGCCAGGCG contains:
- a CDS encoding aminotransferase class V-fold PLP-dependent enzyme — translated: MYSRRAFLGAVGRPAAAAVATAALNPAGIPALLETLNAWPGTPEELATDEEFWYRIQQAWTVDRSLVNLNNGGVSPAPAVVQDAMKRHLDYSNKAPVYTMWRILEPQREGVRQRIAREFGADGEEIALTRNASEGLQICQLGIDLRAGDEVLTTTHDYGRMITTFQQRERREGIKLVQFPLPIPAEDDDEVVRLFEEHITPRTKAILMCHIVNITGQILPVKKVVHMARRYDIPVIVDGAHSFAHFTFKHEDLDCDYYATSLHKWLFAPHGTGMLYVRKDKIPGLWPMMAAPEKMDGDIRKFEEIGTHPAANYLAIGEALTFHQGIGADRKTERLRYLTRYWADTLLEDPRVTLQTSLKPGQSCGIGVVDVDGIDCAAIGRFLWDRHRIIVTPIKHAEFEGNRITPNVYTTLEELDRFVDAMQYLLNHGLPDKYKA